The sequence tagtttataaaaaaaaatagtgggtATGTTTGTCTACAATTAGTATTTGGTGAGTGGCTACCTGGTTTACATTCAATTCAAATAAACCTATTTGTTTCTGCTAACCCTTTCTAGTGTTCAGCAGGTCTGCTGTTAAAAGGGGTTAGTATCTAACAATGTTGCTGTAAATTAACTTGGGCTGGCTCCCTTGGTTAGTAACAATTATATTCAGGTATCTTGGATGTTGAAGTAGTTAGAAAAGTTATGGTTGGGTGGAAACTGCATCGGGATGGGTGGGGTGTGGGGGTGAATTCAGAACTGGGGATGCAGGATGGTAATTGTTATGTTTAACTTGTATATTCTTAACCTTTTTGCATGTTGAATTCCAAAATCCTTTGTTAACCGTCCTTGATGTTTCAATTTGAAAGAGACCAGTGGGGGCTGAGACCATTGAGGCTTAAGATGACTGCCTTTCCTGGTTGGCCTTTCCAAACATTGTGTGACCCTTGCCCTATGACCCTTTGGCTGACCTTACCGGAAGCCATGACGACAGCAGCCTTTTGCCATTAGACgcagggtgatggtgaggatTCCAAGGGTTAGAACAAACTGGTTTTAATTTGAATTAGGTGACTTCCCTTGCGTGTGCTTCCATAAGCCACTTCTGTTATACCTCCTGCCTTAATGTAAATATAGTGACTGGCATctcatgtttaataaaaaaaaatgctttgttgCAGTGCATGTAATTAAGATAACTATTGTTTTGTCATAGTCATTTAAAAAGCTTTGGTAAACCTAAAAACAAAGGTTGGCAGAATTCATTCCTTAAACAGGCCCCTCCTTAATATAGCAGATTGGAGTGTGTAACACCACATCCCTGCTGATCTTCTCTCGCCAGAATCACATATTGAAAGGAGGTTTTATTTAAGATTCACACTTTTTCCTAGCTTTATTTAAATCCCTACAAGAAATAGATTTGGCCCATGCATAAATTGTGAGGAACTAATTTCTTTCTGTGTGCAACaaaggtggaggaggaggaggaggaggtggtggtggtggaggaggaggaggaggaggaggaggatacaGGAGCCAGCGGTCAGGCAGAGATAAGTATGGCCCTCCTGTGCGTACGGAGTTCAGGCTCATTGTGGAGAACCTCTCCAGCCGATGTAGTTGGCAGGACCTTAAGGTGAGTGATATGTCAGCCTAAATACTTCTCTGGTTTTAAATCAAATCCATATTAGAaagttagattttattttaaaaaaaaaattctgaatacAGTTCTAGATCTGTCAGCTGGTGAAACTGTCCATTTAAAAGTTCCTTCCTCTAACTTCAATTTCCAGGATTTTATGAGGCAGGCTGGTGAAGTCACCTATGCAGATGCCCACAAAGAGCGTACCAATGAGGGTGTAATAGAATTCAGATCTCACTCTGACATGAAAAGAGCTCTGGAGAAGCTGGATGGAACTGAGATAAATGGAAGAAAGATTAGGCTTGTTGAGAGCAGGACTCGTCACAGAAGGTCATACTCTGGAAGTAGATCAAGGTAACTGGGCATATCTGTCACTTAATGATACTATTTGTTTTTAGAAAACAGTTTTTGGAAATGCTCCACTTGTAAAATTATTGTATTTAATTAAAACCCTTTACACCTATGTGAATAATCTATTTTCATTAACTACAATGGGGTGTATGTTGGTGTTTTAGTCCTTGATGTTGCTTGTTCTTCCTGAAAACACCCATTTCTAACTTTACTCTTCATAACCCGTGACttgttttgtgtaaaaaaataaataaaatctttatttactaattttttaattaaaggtCACGATCCAGGAGCAGGAGAAGATCAAACAGCAGGAGTAGACACAGCAGCCACAGTAGATCCAGGAGTAGGTCTCGCTCCCCTGCCAAAAAGAGCAGATCCCATTCACCTGCTAAACGAAGCCAATCGCACTCTCCTGCTAAGAGCCAGTCCAGGTGAATATTTCTGTTCACAAAACTTGAAGACTAATATTTCATTCCTTGATTGGGTGTTCTAAAGACATTTGCCACAATGTTAATCATGTGTTTCTACACATTATATATGCATTTGAGCTGttaattaattttaatgttttgacAGGTCTAAATCAAGATCTAGAAGTAAGGAGCGTTCTCTGTCAAAGCAGAGGAAGTCTAGATCAAAGAGCAAGCCAAAGTCTGAACATGGATCCAGATCTCGCAGCTTGTCCAAAGGGAAGCAAGAGAGGTCGCCTAGTGTGTCCAAGGGAAAGCGAGGCAGATCACGTAGTCGGTCCAAAGGCAGATCTGAGGGCTCTCGTAGCCGATCAAAAAGGGAAAGATCTCGCAGCAGATCCAGGGGAAAGAGGGAGCGGTCTAGTAGCCGTTCTAAGAGCAAGAAGGAGCGATCTCGTAGCCGTTCCAAGGGCAGAAGGGAGAGATCTCACAGCCACTCAAAGGGCAAGAGGGAGCGATCCCGCAGCCGTTCCAAGAGCACGCGGGTTCGTTCTCGTAGTCGCTCCAAAGGCCAGAGAGAACGTTCCCGCAGCGGCTCCATTGATAACCAGGAAGTCTCTGAAAGTCATTCAAAGAGTAAACAGGAAAGGTCCTCCCACAGCAGATCGAGGTCCAACTCCCCAGTCCACTCGCCAAAGGAAAATGGAAATGGAGGTACCCGATCGCGTTCAAGATCCCCATCTGCACCTTTTGTCACCAATGAGGACTCTGTTTCTCCTCCCCCTCGAGCTGCTTCTGCTGCCAGTTCTCGGTCTCGCTCAAGCTCTCGCGAATAAAGGCATTTCATTAAAGGTGACCAGTGTTAGGACTCTGCCCCCACTACACTACCCCTTGTCAAATACAGTGCGTAACGTTCTGGTGCTGACACATCTATGTGAAACCTTATTCTTTATCTGGTAGAGtggataacacttttttttttggacagTTAGTGTTAAACCACAGCTGTACAAATTCTAATAAGTTTTAGACTAATTTCTTATGTACGTTCTGGCACAGAGCAGTAAAAGCAATTGGTGCAGGGGCTTGCATGTATTCCTACCCCATTTTCCCTTTTGAGAAAAAGTGGTCTATATGAAAAGCCTCAGTTGAAAGCTAATTATGTTATTGATTGTATGAAGAATATGTAATGCTGGAAGGGTGTGACGAGCAATACCCAGTTAACACTCTGGCTGCTGATGTTGTAAATAAAGCTAAGGTTTGTATTGTCCTGGGagggggctatttttttttttatttgaaattgctgTACGTACACTTTTCAGAGCAAATAAAGTGAGTTCCTGCAGTGCAGactttgttcttttttttcttttgtatattgcATGATGGTAGACCTGTCTTTTGCAGAATAAAAATGTATCAAATTCACTTTCTCCAGGTTTTAAGATGTAATTTCCTGGAAATAACTATGCCTCTCAATACTTTTGTTCCTGTTCTTTGGTTTCCTCTGAAGATTTTGGAAACAATTTAGACACTTGGATACTTAAATTTTGGTTCCTGATGACTTGGTAGCAAAATGTAGTTAATCAGTAACTCAGTCGGTCACATACAAACATTAGAGTAGCTCTAAACATGCAGTATTCACTGTAGGTTTCAGTGCTTTCTCAGGAAGAACACTTCTGCATACAGATGTGCTTGAGTGTCTGCATGTGCTGCTTGTTATGGGATTTTTTTGCTCCTTTCAACCGCCATTACTTTTTGTAACTGATGGTGGATCTGAATTCAGCAAggcttttattttctttcatttttactctgagaaagaaagggaaaaacgTATGCAAGGTGTCACTTCTGATTTTCTTAACTCATGTCAAGACTTAAGTGAATTGCAAACAGCATACGTTGTCTGTTTTCTCTGTCCTGGCACAcagttctttttttaaatctgtcaAACCACCGTTTCACAAAAAATAAGTTCTGTTCTATCCGCATTTTCCCGTTCGTTAAACTTTGTTGAAATCAGCCTCGTCTTATAACTTGGCTAATTCAGCTATTCACAAGCTACTAAATTGCAACTGGATATTGTTGGGTTCAATAATGTCCCTTGATAGTCTTGCAGACTGCAGTTAACCACCGAGGAGAACTTGTTATTGTAGGACATGGTCCCTAGCCCTGCAATTTCAGGACAGGTTATCCTGACTTCTAGCAATGTTCCCTGTCTTGCTTGCTGTTGTCTCTACCGTGTGCAACAATTCCCATCTGTGTTTAGTCTTGGGTCACAATAAAAATGAGGGATTCTACtttggcctttaaccccttaaggacacgtgacatgtcatgattcccttttattccagaagtttggtccttaaggggttaagagtgagGCTTGTAATCTTACGGGACTCCGTGACAGGGTGTGACCATTTCCAAGGGGACTCTTATTATATTAAACCATTAAACTTCTTTAATTTAGAataggtttttatatatatttattccaggGCTGCCATAAATCTTGGTATGAATCAGATTTACCTGATGTAGTAGTAAAGTTACATTCAATTATATGCTGATCTTCTATTTGGTTTAGAATGTCTTGCCATAATGGAGGATCAGTTGATTTCCAGTGACAAGCCATGGTAATCTTCATAGCATAAAGAATGTGTAGTTAAATATTTACTTCCCccctattaaccctttaagtccgccgggcgtatatttacgtccttttaaaagcggctctaaacgccgcaggacgtaaatatacgcctgccggtttttgttttttttaaacttacccggtcgccggtggtcccacgtcGGCGATCACGCCCCAAACGTATACTCCCAAAAATTTTTCAGGAAGGTTTTTTCAAGAATTCTTAAAATTCAAAAAGGAAGATTGATAATAGCGGGTGATATGAATGTGGCCCCAGATGATAAACTAGACAgaacaaaaaaacagataataaataacaaaaaccaAGGGGAtaggaagaaaattaaaaaattccaaGCTCTTATGTCAGAATTTAATTATTATGACATATGGAGGGTGCATCACCCCAGAGAAAGAGACTATTCGTATTTTTCAAAGGTTCACAAGGTTTATTCTAGAATTGATTTATTTATCACAGATGCATATAATTTAAGAACGTTTGTAAATTCTAAGAGAAGTtattacatggtcagatcatgccccaatAACCTTGGAGATAACTTAGGAAAACAAATGGGTAAATAGACCTCAATGGAGATTAGATGAAGGTATATTGAAATCTGAAGAGAATAATAAATTCTTGCAATCCAAAATCGACGAATTTTTTAGAAATAATGACAATGGGGAGGTAAATACAGGTACTCTATGGTGCACCTTCAAATGTTATATAAGAGGAGTCTTAATTAAAATGGGGATTAGACAAAAGCGTAAGATGGGTAAACCATTACAAGATTTATATATTTCCTTGGCACTACTAGAACAGGAGAACAAACAGAAGGTAACAGAatataatacacaaaaaataaatgatctccaagaagaaataaaaaagagaatagaAATTAAAACATCTAATGCTATATTGAAATTAAATCAAACATGGTATTACACAGATAATAGAGTTGGGAAagttttttcaaataaattaaaacctaAGAAAAACCTATCTCTAATAAAGAAAATAGTGGTAGGAGATAAGGTTTGTCTGTCTCCTGAATCAATCAGTGATGCCTTTGAAGAATATTATAAATCATTATATAATCTGAATACTCCTAAGGTATCTACATCTGATATCAGAGACTTTCTGAAGAATATTAAACTCCCAAAGGTGGATAATATAATTCTAGAAGAGTTGAACGCTCCCATAACTAACGAAGAGATAGAGAAGaatattaaagaattaaaaacaggcaaagctccaggcccagatgggtttaccCCTTTGTTTTTTAGGAAATTTGGGGGATCGGTtcttaatatattaaataaactatTCAATGGTATCTCTAATAATACGAATTTTCCTAAAGAAATGTTACAAACTAATATAATTCCAATTCCTAAGGCTGGTAAGGACCCGAATTATGTTAGTAACTACCGTCCGATCTCGTTAATAAATATCGATATTAAGATATATTCAAAGATTCTGGCGGAAAGACTGAAATATGTTATACACACTTTAATTCATTTAGATCAAACAGGCTTCGTGCCTAAAAGGAGCGGAAGCGATAACATACGTAAAATAATGAACTTATTTCAAAAAAACAAGTAGAACCAAAGTCCCTGCAGTTTTTGCTGccttagacgccgagaaggctttcgatagaGTAAGATGGGAATTTATGTCGGAAGTTTTAATAATTCTAGGTATACAAGATATTTTCCACGATCGAATAATGAGCCTATATAAATCACCATCGGcaaaagtgtgtggggggggactgAACTCCAAAGGATTTATGATAAATAACgtgacgagacagggatgcccactggccCCAATGCTATATATTCTCTCTATTGAACCATTGGCTGCAATGATCAGACAAACAAAAGAGATACAGGGAATTAATATTGCAGCTTTAGAGCATAAAATCTCTCTTTATGCGGAtgatgtaccgtatttttcgctccataagacgcacctcaccataagacgcacctagtttttagaggaagaaacccagaaaaaaaatattctgaacaaactgtcccatagtgtttcttactatgggacagtttgtacagaatattttttttctcccctgtcccatagtgtccccctacccatagtcttctcctctctcccatagtcttcactcaccccctccccatagtcttcacccaccccctccccatagacttcacccaccccctccccatcgtcttcatccaccccctccccatagtcttcatccaccccctccccatagtcttcatccaccccctccccatagtcttcatccaccccctccccatagtcttcatccaccccctccccatagtcttcatccaccccctccccatagtcttcatccaccccctccccatagtcttcatccccccatccccatagtcttcatccaccccctccccatagacttcatccaccccctccccatagacttcatccaccccctccccatagacttcatccaccccctccccatagacttcatccaccccctccccatagacttcatccaccccctccccataaacttcatccccccatccccagtcttcatccaccccctccccatagacttcatctcccccctccccatagtcttcatccacaccctccccatagacttcatcccctccatagacttcatccccccccatagacttcatccccccccatagacttcatccccccccatagacttcatcccccccccatagacttcatccccccccatagacttcatccccccctccatagacttcatcccccccctccatagacttcatccccccctccatagacttcacccccccctccatagacttcaccccccccctccatagacttcaccccccccctccccatagacttcacccccccctccccatagacttcaccccccctccccatagacttcatccccccctccatagacttcatccccccctccatagacttcatccccccctccatagacttcatccccccctccatagacttcatccccccctccatagacttcatccccctccccatagacttcaccccccctccctccccatagacttcaccccccctccctccccatagacttcaccccccctccctccccatagacttcaccccccctccccatattcttctctcccatactgtccccctccccttgtcccataattacttacctgtcttgtagcgttggccggcagcacagggcgcaccgcggtagtggaacttgaatttcatgttccgtttccggcgggactgaaaggaagtgcgcactcagcttgtgcacacttcctttcagtcccgccggaaaccggaacatgaaattcaagttccactaccgcggtgcgccctgtgctgccggccaacgctgcaagacaggtaagtaaagcttcatattcgctccataagacgcacagacatttcccctcacttttgagggtaaaaaagtgcgtcttatggagcgaaaaatacggtaatcctCACATTATCTTCACCTAACTCATCTATCCCCGCAGTTATTTCATGTATCGAACAATATAGCcttttttcaaattataaaattaactTGACCAAATCTCTTGTTTTGCACAATAACATCTCAGAATCAGATCTTATTACTTTAAAAGAGAAGTATAAATTTAAATGGTCAACTGAACATATTGAATATTTGGGAGTCAGATTGGGATTTAAATGGAATAAAATTATTGAGATAAATTATCTACCTCTTCTTCaggatataaaaaacattttatccaTATGGAAACCTTTATATATCTCATGGATGGGAAGAATAAGTGTTATCAAAGATTATATACTACCTAAACTCGAATATTTAATGAGATCGATCCCAATGAGGAtaccaaaaaaaatattgattgagTTTCACGAAACCTTCCTGAAATTCGTTTGGGGATCTAAAAAGCCAAGAACATCTTATAAGACGTTATGTAGGACACAAAATGAGGGAGGGGTATCCTTTCCAGATTTAATAATGAGACATGACGCAATTATGATTATGCATCTAATTAACTCAAAGCATAAAGACTTGGAACAGAATCCCTGGGTAAACATTGAAAGAATACCGAAAAATTTAGATCCAATTGCTCTAATCTGGCTGGATAAAACTGcttttaagaaattaaatgtacaaaataatattctgacagaactatataactatatgaactacctaaaaaaaagatataaaatcgaAAATAATATCTCCGCTTCCGCCCCAATAGAAGTATTGAAgggatatataaatgatatagatCTGAGTAAATGGAAACAGGAAGGATacaaagttataggtgattttttcATGGATAATAACATAAAGACCTTTCAAGAAATTTATGAAGTAAACTCTCTTTTAAAACCCGAGTTTCTAACGTACCAGAAAAtaagaaacattttgaaaaataaacgaGTTGAAGAAGATCTCTTTGACAAAATTGTTTCTATAAATGGGAAAGATAAGCTAatatcaaaaataaacaaaatattatatgaatatatacccaggaataaaatgaataaaatcagcACGTGGGaactagaaataaataaagagttCAGTGTAGAAGAATGGGCAAAGGCacttactctaaccaaaaaaacaatacacaacattattatttatgagaattatattaagattttacaccggtggtacatggtaccagcaaAACTCTTTAAATTCCAAAATGGCGCTAGTGATATATGTTGGCGATGTAATGGGACCACGGGTACAcatttacatatctggtgggactgcccaaagTTACAACCAGTGAAAAATAAACTGGACTTAGTACTGGGTAGAATCTATGGAATGAATATTAGATTAACGTCTCACTCATTCCTATTTCATTTGGAGCTACCAGATAGTAATACCTACTCTAATAGATTGACAATACATATATTAATGGCAGCAAAGATATGCCTAGCTAGGAGATGGAAAACAAGTATAATCCCATCATGGAAGgagatacaagcacagataaactTCCAAAAAACAATGGAAAAAGCAGTGTACGCTAATTTAGGGAAAAAACAGGAGTATCATAGTATATGGAATCCTTGGGAGATGGTTTTGGATAACTCAGGGGTGGCCTAGAAggcggccccccctccccccgacatCGCTCAAGAATGGATGAATGTGATGAAAGACGTGAAGTTGAGGTGAATTGCTGCTACGTCACCACGTACAATTATAtaattgataataataaaaagaatggaaagatAAAACTGGTTAACAAATGATGATAGGGTATCTGATATTAAGCATTCCACCATAACAATCTAATATGTATCAAATACCATTatctgatgtttaaaaaaaaaacaaaaaaaaaataaaaataaaaaataaataaaagcggctctaaacgccgcaggacgtaaatatacgcccgccggtttttgtttttttttaaacttacccggtcgccggtggtcccacgtcggcgatcgcggttggggggactcccagggagcccccctgcggcagatcttcctcctccggtccctcccggtcatgtgagtgaggtccttgcgaggacctcacaatcacatggccggtatagctggctcaggcattgccagcagggggaccaactgtaatgacagttggtccccctgctggctgaaaatcaaattaaataatgtta comes from Pelobates fuscus isolate aPelFus1 chromosome 5, aPelFus1.pri, whole genome shotgun sequence and encodes:
- the SRSF6 gene encoding serine/arginine-rich splicing factor 6, which translates into the protein MPRIYIGRLSYHVREKDIQRFFGGYGKLLEVDLKNGYGFVEFEDSRDADDAVYELNGKDLCGERVIVEHAKGPRRDREGYSSYGSRSGGGGGGGGGGGGYRSQRSGRDKYGPPVRTEFRLIVENLSSRCSWQDLKDFMRQAGEVTYADAHKERTNEGVIEFRSHSDMKRALEKLDGTEINGRKIRLVESRTRHRRSYSGSRSRSRSRSRRRSNSRSRHSSHSRSRSRSRSPAKKSRSHSPAKRSQSHSPAKSQSRSKSRSRSKERSLSKQRKSRSKSKPKSEHGSRSRSLSKGKQERSPSVSKGKRGRSRSRSKGRSEGSRSRSKRERSRSRSRGKRERSSSRSKSKKERSRSRSKGRRERSHSHSKGKRERSRSRSKSTRVRSRSRSKGQRERSRSGSIDNQEVSESHSKSKQERSSHSRSRSNSPVHSPKENGNGGTRSRSRSPSAPFVTNEDSVSPPPRAASAASSRSRSSSRE